The following coding sequences are from one Acipenser ruthenus chromosome 7, fAciRut3.2 maternal haplotype, whole genome shotgun sequence window:
- the LOC117415513 gene encoding protein FAM98A isoform X1, with translation MAEETATRLRILGYPGSLGESSALDAALDAGARSVEFTGLCSWLVAQLKSVCPSIEESISPTQGPEEADSFQLEVSGVVSELHCPYTALTTGEVTTRLTSRDNCHNLLGFLISELQAARVLKAREPLPVETDGGKARGEIQLICQALEIEPKSLHNPALLTEVQNTVSLRLHSLPDSAVMNPLLKRQLDPELWGQLAAVSQALRVEYECRMRMLIKRFQVTVQSFHWGERGEARSHSMSSVVFPLEAALSSVSLVSLSHLLAAREDASRIVKTSSGSSRLGTSCAVNKILMGSVPDRGGRPGEIEHPMPSWERRREGGHPQHQQKRSGKKRRDK, from the exons ATGGCAGAAGAGACCGCGACGAGGCTTAGAATTCTGGG GTACCCTGGCTCGCTGGGTGAGTCCTCGGCTCTTGACGCGGCTCTGGATGCGGGTGCGAGGAGTGTAGAGTTTACTGGTCTATGCAGCTGGTTGGTTGCACAGCTGAAGAGTGTGTGTCCCTCCATTGAGGAGAGCATTAGCCCAACACAGG GTCCGGAGGAGGCGGACAGCTTTCAGCTTGAGGTGAGTGGCGTGGTCAGCGAGCTGCACTGCCCCTACACAGCCCTGACCACTGGAGAAGTGACCACGAGGCTGACCAGCAGGGACAACTGTCACAACCTGCTGG GGTTCCTAATTTCAGAGCTGCAGGCGGCGCGTGTCCTCAAGGCAAGAGAGCCCCTCCCAGTGGAGACAGATGGAGGGAAGGCCAGGGGGGAGATTCAACTCATCTGTCAGGCCCTGGAGATCGAACCCAAGTCCCTCCACAACCCAGCCCTGCTCACTGAGGTTCAGAACACG GTGTCCCTGCGTCTCCACAGTCTCCCTGACAGTGCGGTGATGAACCCTCTTCTCAAGAGGCAGCTGGACCCCGAGCTCTGG GGTCAGCTGGCTGCAGTGAGCCAGGCTCTCCGGGTGGAGTACGAGTGCCGCATGCGCATGCTGATCAAACGTTTCCAGGTCACAGTGCAGTCCTTCCACTGGGGAGAGCGGGGCGAG gcccgCAGTCACTCCATGTCCTCAGTGGTCTTCCCTCTCGAAGCCGCTCTCTCGTCCGTCTCCCTGGTGTCTCTGTCCCACCTGCTAGCGGCTCGCGAGGACGCGTCCCGCATAGTGAAGACAAGCAGCGGGTCGTCCCGGCTGGGGACAAGCTGCGCCGTCAACAAG attctGATGGGCAGTGTTCCTGATCGGGGGGGCCGCCCCGGGGAGATCGAGCACCCCATGCCATCCTGGGAGAGGCGCAGAGAGGGAGGGCACCCGCAGCACCAGCAGAAACGCTCGGGAAAGAAGCGGAGAGACAAGTAA
- the LOC117415513 gene encoding protein FAM98A isoform X2 translates to MPTFVRYPGSLGESSALDAALDAGARSVEFTGLCSWLVAQLKSVCPSIEESISPTQGPEEADSFQLEVSGVVSELHCPYTALTTGEVTTRLTSRDNCHNLLGFLISELQAARVLKAREPLPVETDGGKARGEIQLICQALEIEPKSLHNPALLTEVQNTVSLRLHSLPDSAVMNPLLKRQLDPELWGQLAAVSQALRVEYECRMRMLIKRFQVTVQSFHWGERGEARSHSMSSVVFPLEAALSSVSLVSLSHLLAAREDASRIVKTSSGSSRLGTSCAVNKILMGSVPDRGGRPGEIEHPMPSWERRREGGHPQHQQKRSGKKRRDK, encoded by the exons ATGCCAACTTTTGTTCG GTACCCTGGCTCGCTGGGTGAGTCCTCGGCTCTTGACGCGGCTCTGGATGCGGGTGCGAGGAGTGTAGAGTTTACTGGTCTATGCAGCTGGTTGGTTGCACAGCTGAAGAGTGTGTGTCCCTCCATTGAGGAGAGCATTAGCCCAACACAGG GTCCGGAGGAGGCGGACAGCTTTCAGCTTGAGGTGAGTGGCGTGGTCAGCGAGCTGCACTGCCCCTACACAGCCCTGACCACTGGAGAAGTGACCACGAGGCTGACCAGCAGGGACAACTGTCACAACCTGCTGG GGTTCCTAATTTCAGAGCTGCAGGCGGCGCGTGTCCTCAAGGCAAGAGAGCCCCTCCCAGTGGAGACAGATGGAGGGAAGGCCAGGGGGGAGATTCAACTCATCTGTCAGGCCCTGGAGATCGAACCCAAGTCCCTCCACAACCCAGCCCTGCTCACTGAGGTTCAGAACACG GTGTCCCTGCGTCTCCACAGTCTCCCTGACAGTGCGGTGATGAACCCTCTTCTCAAGAGGCAGCTGGACCCCGAGCTCTGG GGTCAGCTGGCTGCAGTGAGCCAGGCTCTCCGGGTGGAGTACGAGTGCCGCATGCGCATGCTGATCAAACGTTTCCAGGTCACAGTGCAGTCCTTCCACTGGGGAGAGCGGGGCGAG gcccgCAGTCACTCCATGTCCTCAGTGGTCTTCCCTCTCGAAGCCGCTCTCTCGTCCGTCTCCCTGGTGTCTCTGTCCCACCTGCTAGCGGCTCGCGAGGACGCGTCCCGCATAGTGAAGACAAGCAGCGGGTCGTCCCGGCTGGGGACAAGCTGCGCCGTCAACAAG attctGATGGGCAGTGTTCCTGATCGGGGGGGCCGCCCCGGGGAGATCGAGCACCCCATGCCATCCTGGGAGAGGCGCAGAGAGGGAGGGCACCCGCAGCACCAGCAGAAACGCTCGGGAAAGAAGCGGAGAGACAAGTAA
- the LOC117415513 gene encoding protein FAM98A isoform X3, producing the protein MAEETATRLRILGYPGSLGESSALDAALDAGARSVEFTGLCSWLVAQLKSVCPSIEESISPTQGPEEADSFQLEVSGVVSELHCPYTALTTGEVTTRLTSRDNCHNLLGFLISELQAARVLKAREPLPVETDGGKARGEIQLICQALEIEPKSLHNPALLTEVQNTVSLRLHSLPDSAVMNPLLKRQLDPELWFLSTGSAGCSEPGSPGGVRVPHAHADQTFPGHSAVLPLGRAGRGPQSLHVLSGLPSRSRSLVRLPGVSVPPASGSRGRVPHSEDKQRVVPAGDKLRRQQDSDGQCS; encoded by the exons ATGGCAGAAGAGACCGCGACGAGGCTTAGAATTCTGGG GTACCCTGGCTCGCTGGGTGAGTCCTCGGCTCTTGACGCGGCTCTGGATGCGGGTGCGAGGAGTGTAGAGTTTACTGGTCTATGCAGCTGGTTGGTTGCACAGCTGAAGAGTGTGTGTCCCTCCATTGAGGAGAGCATTAGCCCAACACAGG GTCCGGAGGAGGCGGACAGCTTTCAGCTTGAGGTGAGTGGCGTGGTCAGCGAGCTGCACTGCCCCTACACAGCCCTGACCACTGGAGAAGTGACCACGAGGCTGACCAGCAGGGACAACTGTCACAACCTGCTGG GGTTCCTAATTTCAGAGCTGCAGGCGGCGCGTGTCCTCAAGGCAAGAGAGCCCCTCCCAGTGGAGACAGATGGAGGGAAGGCCAGGGGGGAGATTCAACTCATCTGTCAGGCCCTGGAGATCGAACCCAAGTCCCTCCACAACCCAGCCCTGCTCACTGAGGTTCAGAACACG GTGTCCCTGCGTCTCCACAGTCTCCCTGACAGTGCGGTGATGAACCCTCTTCTCAAGAGGCAGCTGGACCCCGAGCTCTGG TTTCTGTCCACAGGGTCAGCTGGCTGCAGTGAGCCAGGCTCTCCGGGTGGAGTACGAGTGCCGCATGCGCATGCTGATCAAACGTTTCCAGGTCACAGTGCAGTCCTTCCACTGGGGAGAGCGGGGCGAG gcccgCAGTCACTCCATGTCCTCAGTGGTCTTCCCTCTCGAAGCCGCTCTCTCGTCCGTCTCCCTGGTGTCTCTGTCCCACCTGCTAGCGGCTCGCGAGGACGCGTCCCGCATAGTGAAGACAAGCAGCGGGTCGTCCCGGCTGGGGACAAGCTGCGCCGTCAACAAG attctGATGGGCAGTGTTCCTGA